One window from the genome of Gemmatimonadaceae bacterium encodes:
- a CDS encoding 6-carboxytetrahydropterin synthase — MAIAYLTRRISFAAAHRYRLPELSDAENARRFGLCARPNYHGHTYTCDVTVRGEIDEHTGMIVDLGEVDRVLERDVRARFDHTNLNLDVPEFAEGRLMPTGENLARFIFNAVRDALTGGVAVHEVRVAEDATLSAAYRGE, encoded by the coding sequence GTGGCGATCGCCTACCTCACCCGCCGTATCAGCTTCGCCGCCGCCCATCGGTATCGCCTGCCCGAGTTGAGCGACGCGGAGAACGCTCGCAGGTTCGGGCTGTGCGCGCGTCCCAACTATCACGGCCATACCTACACGTGCGACGTGACGGTGCGCGGAGAAATCGATGAACACACCGGCATGATCGTCGATCTCGGTGAAGTGGATCGCGTGCTCGAGCGCGACGTCCGCGCGCGGTTCGATCACACCAATCTGAATCTCGACGTTCCCGAGTTCGCGGAAGGGCGCCTTATGCCGACCGGCGAGAACCTCGCGCGATTCATTTTCAACGCAGTGCGAGACGCGCTGACCGGTGGTGTGGCGGTGCACGAAGTGCGCGTGGCCGAGGATGCCACGCTGAGCGCCGCCTACCGCGGCGAGTAG
- the gpmI gene encoding 2,3-bisphosphoglycerate-independent phosphoglycerate mutase, protein MPPHTKQPVVLVVLDGWGYRAEREGNAIALARTPTWDRLVERYPRTLLAASGLAVGLPEGQMGNSEVGHLNLGAGRVVMQDLVRISQAIKDGSFFRNEALLEACRRVRASGGTLHLMGLVGNGGVHALDQHLFALIDLAERERLPHVAIHALLDGRDTMPRSGLGFMRETLERARGRARVASLGGRYFGMDRDKRWDRTEKWYRAAVQGTGPAGADPLAVIRAAYERDETDEFIAPTTIVENGKPVAPIRDGDALICFNYRADRMRQIVRALTMDGFDGFATAPRPTVYVVSMTQYDQTFSVPIAFAPRSLVNIVGEVISDAGMTQLRTAETEKYAHVTYFFNGGRETPFKGEDRLLVPSQKVATYDLAPEMSAAGVTDALCSAVEAREHDFILCNYANSDMVGHTGSLPATIRAVETVDACLARLLTSAERVGARLLITADHGNCEQMIDPETGGPHTAHTTNPVPILAVDAGAAAPAHGGGAFPLRSGGALCDVGPTLLRMLGLETPPEMTGKDLRTLGADS, encoded by the coding sequence ATGCCGCCTCACACCAAACAGCCGGTCGTCCTGGTCGTTCTCGACGGTTGGGGATATCGCGCCGAGCGCGAGGGGAACGCGATCGCCCTCGCGCGCACGCCCACCTGGGACCGGCTCGTGGAGCGGTATCCGCGCACCCTGCTCGCCGCCTCGGGGCTCGCGGTGGGGCTACCCGAGGGCCAGATGGGGAATAGCGAAGTGGGGCACCTCAACCTCGGCGCGGGCCGCGTGGTGATGCAGGACCTCGTCCGCATCTCGCAGGCCATCAAGGACGGGTCGTTCTTTCGCAATGAGGCGCTTCTCGAGGCCTGCCGCCGCGTCCGCGCATCGGGAGGCACGCTCCACCTCATGGGGCTCGTCGGGAACGGAGGCGTACATGCCCTCGACCAGCACCTGTTCGCGCTCATCGATCTGGCCGAGCGCGAGCGACTGCCCCACGTGGCCATCCACGCCCTGCTCGACGGACGCGACACGATGCCCCGTTCGGGCCTTGGCTTCATGCGCGAAACGCTGGAGCGGGCGAGGGGGCGCGCGCGCGTGGCCAGCCTGGGCGGCCGATACTTCGGTATGGATCGCGACAAACGATGGGATCGAACCGAGAAATGGTACCGGGCGGCAGTCCAGGGCACGGGACCGGCCGGAGCGGATCCGCTGGCCGTGATCCGCGCCGCCTACGAACGGGACGAGACCGACGAGTTCATCGCGCCAACGACCATCGTCGAGAACGGGAAGCCAGTAGCGCCGATCCGCGACGGCGACGCGCTGATCTGCTTCAACTACCGCGCCGACCGGATGCGCCAGATCGTCCGCGCGCTGACCATGGACGGGTTCGACGGGTTTGCCACCGCCCCCCGGCCCACGGTGTATGTGGTGTCCATGACGCAGTACGACCAGACGTTCTCCGTGCCGATCGCGTTCGCCCCGCGCAGCCTCGTGAACATCGTCGGCGAGGTGATTTCCGACGCCGGCATGACGCAACTGCGTACCGCGGAAACCGAGAAGTACGCGCACGTGACCTACTTCTTCAACGGGGGCCGGGAGACGCCGTTCAAAGGCGAGGACCGGCTGCTCGTGCCCAGCCAGAAGGTGGCGACGTACGACCTCGCGCCCGAGATGAGCGCCGCCGGCGTGACCGACGCATTGTGCAGCGCGGTGGAGGCACGCGAACACGACTTCATTCTTTGCAACTATGCGAACAGCGACATGGTCGGCCATACCGGGTCGCTCCCGGCTACGATCCGGGCGGTGGAGACCGTGGACGCCTGCCTGGCGCGCCTGCTCACCTCCGCGGAACGTGTCGGCGCCCGGCTGCTGATCACGGCCGACCATGGGAACTGCGAGCAGATGATCGATCCCGAAACGGGGGGCCCGCACACCGCGCATACGACGAACCCGGTGCCGATTCTGGCTGTCGACGCGGGGGCGGCCGCACCGGCGCACGGCGGGGGAGCCTTCCCCCTTCGCTCCGGCGGTGCATTGTGCGATGTTGGGCCGACCCTCCTCCGCATGCTTGGGCTGGAAACGCCGCCCGAGATGACGGGGAAGGACCTACGAACGCTGGGAGCCGACTCTTGA
- a CDS encoding SH3 domain-containing protein: MFYSGPGTQKLATVTQGTVVAPAGQSGKYLRVILRGYIATSLLGGPSDSFATRVTGTDARLRTSASTSAPVAAALEQGVGFHVVKRGGGWTKVERAGWILRSALPATLPADPAPSVLHLAPPAQIKQSPVAPPVTPATPDTTPPGAGQAGDVTPVGTTGLAPAPDVAPVATVQHGAVLTPLARERGWVRVRLEGWVREADVAAADSSLARLSAADLRASPQQYVGRTVRWTVTSLAFQTADALRHDMKPDEPYLLARGPGAETSLLYLALPPDLVARAQALPPMAQLIITATVRTGRSDPAGVPILDVSSMTTR; this comes from the coding sequence GTGTTCTACTCGGGTCCGGGTACGCAGAAGCTCGCCACCGTCACCCAGGGCACTGTGGTCGCGCCGGCCGGCCAGTCGGGGAAGTACCTTCGAGTGATCCTGCGTGGCTACATCGCTACCTCGCTGCTCGGGGGCCCGAGCGATTCCTTCGCGACGAGAGTGACCGGCACCGACGCGCGGCTACGCACCAGCGCATCGACATCGGCCCCTGTGGCGGCCGCACTGGAGCAGGGCGTGGGGTTCCACGTGGTGAAGCGTGGCGGCGGCTGGACGAAGGTGGAACGGGCCGGATGGATACTCCGCTCGGCACTGCCCGCCACGTTGCCCGCCGATCCTGCGCCATCTGTGCTGCACCTGGCACCCCCGGCACAGATCAAGCAATCTCCGGTGGCGCCGCCCGTCACCCCGGCCACTCCGGACACCACCCCGCCGGGGGCAGGGCAGGCCGGTGACGTCACGCCCGTTGGCACCACTGGCCTCGCCCCGGCGCCGGACGTGGCTCCGGTGGCTACCGTGCAGCATGGGGCCGTACTCACCCCGTTGGCGCGGGAGCGCGGGTGGGTGCGCGTGCGGCTGGAAGGTTGGGTGCGCGAGGCCGACGTTGCGGCGGCCGACAGTTCGCTCGCCCGGCTGAGCGCGGCCGATCTGCGCGCCAGTCCTCAGCAATACGTGGGGCGAACGGTTCGGTGGACAGTGACGTCGCTGGCGTTCCAGACCGCCGACGCCCTGCGGCACGACATGAAGCCCGACGAGCCCTATCTGCTGGCGCGCGGGCCTGGGGCGGAAACGTCGCTCCTGTACCTGGCGTTGCCTCCCGACCTAGTGGCCAGGGCGCAAGCTCTACCGCCAATGGCGCAGTTGATCATCACGGCCACGGTACGGACGGGCCGGTCGGACCCCGCAGGGGTACCGATCCTGGATGTGTCGTCGATGACAACGAGGTGA
- a CDS encoding D-Ala-D-Ala carboxypeptidase family metallohydrolase, translating to MRTLTYLVAGAASLAAFTRPAELAAVDITRPAVPDVIATAEAAGASHAVELTVAMPGDSVDMPMDLGADSLNVRYEWVAEGDPVRPAYTHGFARSALLAPATPGFYHLALFRDTSRVLLDTPTLAVLMPFGEKRGGKINGYRIGTYRGERQGTDAHPEGFLAVEPGDADLPVSAHLRVSDFITHDSQQDVWPKYVALDPRLLDKLELVLDQLERGAGQRAPMRLDFDVHSGFRTPLYNRTVPGAAEESQHQFGDAADVTLDANGDGRIDRADVEAIVHAVDVVEAAHPELVGGLGIYTSSRYPTPYVHIDTRGERERWHG from the coding sequence GTGCGCACTCTCACGTACCTCGTGGCCGGTGCGGCGAGCCTCGCGGCGTTCACCCGTCCGGCGGAGCTCGCGGCAGTGGACATCACCCGGCCGGCGGTTCCGGACGTGATCGCCACCGCCGAGGCGGCGGGGGCGAGTCATGCCGTAGAACTCACGGTGGCCATGCCCGGCGACTCGGTGGACATGCCGATGGATCTGGGGGCCGATTCGCTCAACGTGCGCTACGAATGGGTGGCCGAGGGCGACCCGGTGCGTCCGGCGTACACGCATGGCTTCGCCCGTAGCGCGCTGTTGGCCCCGGCCACGCCCGGGTTCTACCATTTGGCGCTGTTCCGGGACACGTCGCGAGTGCTGCTCGACACCCCGACGCTGGCCGTGCTGATGCCGTTCGGTGAGAAACGTGGGGGCAAGATCAACGGGTACCGGATCGGAACGTATCGGGGTGAGCGGCAGGGGACGGACGCGCACCCGGAGGGCTTCCTGGCGGTGGAGCCCGGCGACGCCGATCTTCCGGTGAGCGCGCATCTGCGCGTGTCGGACTTCATCACACACGATTCGCAGCAGGACGTGTGGCCCAAGTACGTGGCGCTCGATCCGCGGCTGCTCGACAAGCTGGAGTTGGTACTTGATCAATTGGAGCGTGGAGCGGGCCAACGAGCGCCCATGCGCCTCGATTTTGACGTGCACTCTGGTTTCCGGACACCGCTCTATAACCGCACCGTGCCAGGGGCGGCCGAGGAGAGCCAACACCAGTTCGGCGACGCGGCGGACGTCACGCTCGATGCCAACGGCGACGGTCGGATCGACCGGGCCGACGTGGAGGCCATCGTGCACGCCGTAGACGTTGTGGAGGCGGCACATCCGGAATTGGTGGGCGGGCTGGGGATCTACACCAGCTCGCGCTATCCGACACCGTACGTGCACATCGACACGCGGGGCGAGCGCGAACGCTGGCACGGCTAG
- the guaB gene encoding IMP dehydrogenase, with product MATTTRQATRPAQSGTTDGGLSRIAEPRGAERVRDPVALTFDDVLLVPAHAMTHPKDVTLTTRFSRGIVLNVPLVAAAMDTVTESDMAIAMARAGGLAVLHKNMSIDRQAAEVDRVKRSESGMILNPITLRSTDTVREATALMRRFSISGVPIVDEEGRLVGIITNRDLQFEKELDRLLADAMTKEGLVTAPIGTTLEEAERILAKGRIEKLPVVDSDGKLRGLITVKDIHKRRQYPGANKDEHGRLRVAAAIGAAGDFLPRARALVEAGVDALIIDTAHGHADGVLRATAEVREKFPQVQLVAGNVATREGARALVERGVDAVKVGVGPGSICTTRVVTGVGVPQLTAIFDAVEGAGDVPVIADGGIKYSGDAVKALAAGASSVMMGSMLAGTEESPGEAFLLEGRRFKMVRGMGSLSAMQDGSADRYFQEGELSPKKLVPEGIEGRVPYKGPVGDVLFQMVGGLRSGMGYVGCATIDELRTRPSFVRITAAGLRESHPHDVTITREAPNYSL from the coding sequence ATGGCAACCACAACTCGCCAAGCAACCAGGCCCGCCCAGTCCGGCACCACGGACGGCGGGCTTTCGCGTATAGCCGAACCGCGCGGTGCCGAACGGGTCCGTGACCCGGTCGCCCTGACGTTCGACGACGTCCTGCTCGTGCCGGCCCACGCGATGACCCATCCCAAGGACGTCACGCTCACCACGCGGTTCAGCCGCGGCATCGTGCTCAATGTGCCGCTCGTGGCGGCCGCCATGGACACGGTGACGGAAAGTGACATGGCGATCGCCATGGCGCGGGCCGGCGGGCTTGCCGTGCTCCACAAGAACATGTCCATCGACCGGCAGGCTGCCGAGGTGGACCGCGTCAAGCGCAGCGAGAGCGGAATGATCCTCAATCCGATCACGCTTCGGTCCACGGACACGGTACGCGAAGCCACGGCGCTCATGCGCCGATTCAGCATCTCCGGCGTGCCGATCGTGGACGAGGAGGGGCGGCTGGTGGGTATCATCACCAACCGGGACCTGCAGTTCGAGAAGGAGCTTGACCGGTTGCTCGCCGACGCGATGACCAAGGAAGGGCTGGTCACGGCTCCGATCGGTACGACGCTCGAGGAAGCCGAGCGCATCCTCGCCAAGGGACGGATCGAGAAGCTCCCCGTGGTGGATTCCGACGGGAAGCTCAGGGGTCTGATCACGGTCAAGGACATCCACAAGCGGCGGCAGTATCCCGGGGCCAACAAGGACGAGCACGGACGCCTGCGAGTGGCAGCGGCGATCGGTGCGGCAGGGGACTTCCTTCCCCGGGCGCGGGCCCTGGTCGAGGCCGGGGTGGATGCGTTGATCATCGACACGGCGCACGGGCACGCCGACGGAGTGCTGCGCGCCACGGCCGAGGTACGCGAGAAGTTTCCTCAGGTGCAGCTGGTGGCCGGGAATGTGGCCACGCGCGAGGGCGCGCGGGCGCTGGTGGAGCGCGGAGTGGACGCCGTGAAGGTGGGAGTGGGTCCGGGGTCGATCTGCACTACGCGAGTCGTCACCGGTGTCGGGGTGCCGCAGCTCACCGCCATTTTCGACGCTGTGGAAGGCGCCGGTGACGTGCCGGTGATCGCCGACGGCGGCATCAAGTATTCGGGCGACGCGGTCAAGGCGCTGGCCGCCGGCGCGTCGAGCGTGATGATGGGTTCGATGCTCGCCGGCACCGAGGAGAGCCCCGGCGAGGCGTTCCTGCTCGAGGGGCGCCGATTCAAGATGGTGCGCGGCATGGGGTCGCTTTCCGCCATGCAGGACGGCAGCGCCGACCGGTACTTCCAGGAGGGCGAGCTGTCGCCCAAGAAGCTGGTGCCCGAAGGCATCGAGGGCCGGGTGCCTTACAAGGGCCCGGTGGGCGACGTGCTGTTCCAGATGGTGGGCGGGCTCCGCAGCGGGATGGGCTACGTGGGGTGCGCCACGATCGACGAACTGCGCACGCGGCCGTCGTTCGTGCGGATCACCGCGGCGGGTCTGCGTGAGTCGCACCCGCACGACGTGACGATCACCAGAGAAGCGCCGAACTACTCACTCTAG
- a CDS encoding amino acid permease, which translates to MNLFRRKSVTALQAEAMSDHSLQRVLGPLNLTTLGIGAIIGTGIFVLTGEVAAQNAGPAVVLSFIFAGVASVFAALCYSEFAALIPMAGSAYTYGYATLGEFVAWIIGWDLILEYALGAVTVAIGWSGYVVSFLRDVGINVPCAFSAARGISVHCADGSTATAIFNLPAVIIIAVVTALLVVGIKESANVNNVIVMIKVAVVLLFIFAAVHAVHPANWHPFIPPATGKRGEFGWGGVTTGAGIVFFAYIGFDAVSTAAQEAKNPQRDMPIGIIGSLVICTLLYIAVSAIATGVMSYKLLNVPDPIAVAADAAGLGWMASLIKLGAIAGLSSVILVMLLGQSRVFYSMARDGLLPPIVNKVHPKFHTPYVTSIVTGVIVAFFAAILPIADAANLVSIGTLMAFVIVSIGVVVLRVREPDLPRAFKTPMVWAVGPLGALSAAYLMYRLPWETWVRLIVWFVLGMIIYWTYSLWHSNLAKASPEASD; encoded by the coding sequence ATGAACCTGTTCCGACGCAAGAGCGTTACCGCGCTCCAAGCCGAGGCAATGTCCGATCACAGCCTGCAACGCGTCCTGGGTCCACTCAATCTGACGACGCTGGGGATCGGCGCGATCATTGGCACCGGCATCTTCGTCCTTACGGGTGAGGTAGCGGCGCAAAATGCGGGGCCCGCGGTCGTGCTGTCGTTCATCTTCGCCGGGGTGGCGTCGGTCTTCGCAGCACTCTGCTACTCCGAGTTCGCGGCGCTCATCCCCATGGCCGGGAGCGCCTATACGTATGGCTACGCGACGCTCGGCGAGTTCGTCGCATGGATCATCGGCTGGGATTTGATCCTCGAGTATGCGCTCGGTGCGGTGACGGTCGCCATCGGGTGGTCGGGTTATGTCGTGAGCTTCCTCCGCGACGTCGGCATCAACGTACCCTGCGCGTTCTCGGCGGCCCGCGGAATTTCCGTCCATTGCGCGGACGGTTCCACGGCGACGGCGATCTTCAATCTGCCGGCCGTCATCATCATCGCGGTCGTCACCGCGTTGCTCGTCGTCGGGATCAAGGAATCCGCGAACGTGAACAACGTGATTGTCATGATCAAGGTTGCCGTCGTGTTGCTGTTCATCTTCGCTGCGGTTCACGCCGTCCACCCGGCCAACTGGCATCCCTTCATCCCCCCGGCGACGGGCAAGCGGGGTGAGTTCGGCTGGGGTGGCGTCACAACCGGCGCCGGCATTGTGTTCTTCGCCTATATAGGATTTGACGCGGTGTCCACCGCCGCGCAGGAAGCGAAGAACCCGCAGCGAGACATGCCGATCGGCATCATCGGGTCGCTCGTCATCTGCACGCTTCTGTACATCGCGGTGAGCGCCATTGCCACGGGCGTGATGAGCTACAAGCTTCTCAACGTGCCCGATCCGATCGCAGTCGCGGCGGACGCGGCGGGTCTGGGCTGGATGGCGTCGCTGATCAAACTCGGCGCCATCGCTGGCCTGTCGTCAGTGATTCTCGTGATGCTGCTCGGGCAGTCGCGCGTGTTCTATTCCATGGCACGCGACGGACTGCTGCCGCCGATCGTGAACAAGGTGCACCCCAAGTTCCACACGCCGTACGTGACGTCGATCGTCACTGGCGTGATCGTGGCGTTCTTCGCGGCCATTCTGCCCATCGCCGACGCCGCCAACCTCGTTTCGATCGGCACCCTGATGGCGTTCGTCATCGTTTCGATCGGTGTGGTTGTGCTCCGTGTCCGCGAGCCTGACCTGCCACGGGCGTTCAAGACGCCCATGGTCTGGGCGGTCGGGCCGCTCGGCGCGCTCTCCGCCGCGTACCTCATGTACAGATTGCCGTGGGAAACCTGGGTGCGGCTGATCGTCTGGTTCGTGCTCGGCATGATCATCTATTGGACGTACAGCCTGTGGCACTCGAATCTGGCGAAGGCATCGCCCGAAGCGAGCGATTGA
- a CDS encoding bifunctional oligoribonuclease/PAP phosphatase NrnA, which translates to MTVQDYLAVPAARRDAILRLAEYWQPGRVVALSTHINADGDGCGSEAALARLLAERGLTVRIVNPTPWPDLFRFLLGDDVQDASAQGAEALLGVDALVVVDINDVTRLGQLTETVRALTVPRLVVDHHVVSADPAGDVIVSDTHACATGELIYDVASVLELEITPAIAESLYTAILTDTGGFRFSNTSPRAHAIAADLMTRGVDPEAMYRRVYASAPVGRVRLLAEVLQTLGVDQALGLSWLSMRAGALGEYGVKQEDLDGIVEHARSIAGTKLAIFFRDLGNKKVKASFRSTGAFDANAFARRYGGGGHVRAAGALIAGPMDTVRDRVLADARGELASLGKGSGPA; encoded by the coding sequence GTGACCGTTCAAGACTACCTCGCCGTTCCCGCCGCGCGACGCGACGCGATCCTCCGCCTGGCCGAGTACTGGCAGCCGGGTCGTGTCGTCGCGCTGTCCACGCACATCAACGCCGACGGCGACGGCTGTGGCTCCGAGGCGGCGCTGGCCCGGCTGCTCGCCGAGCGCGGGCTCACGGTACGCATCGTGAATCCCACCCCCTGGCCCGACCTGTTCCGGTTCCTGCTCGGCGACGACGTGCAGGACGCGTCCGCCCAGGGTGCCGAGGCGCTGCTCGGGGTCGACGCCCTGGTGGTGGTGGACATCAACGACGTAACGCGCCTGGGCCAGCTCACGGAGACGGTGCGCGCGCTCACCGTGCCGCGGCTCGTGGTCGACCACCACGTGGTCTCGGCGGACCCGGCGGGCGACGTGATCGTGAGCGACACGCATGCTTGCGCGACCGGCGAGCTGATCTACGACGTGGCCTCCGTGCTCGAACTCGAGATCACGCCGGCTATCGCGGAGTCGCTCTACACGGCGATCCTCACCGACACCGGCGGCTTCCGGTTCAGCAACACGTCGCCGCGCGCCCATGCCATTGCCGCCGACCTGATGACGCGCGGGGTGGATCCCGAGGCGATGTACCGCCGCGTGTACGCTTCCGCCCCGGTGGGCCGCGTGCGGCTACTCGCCGAGGTGCTCCAGACGCTTGGGGTGGACCAAGCCCTCGGGCTGTCGTGGCTCTCGATGCGCGCTGGCGCCCTGGGCGAATACGGAGTGAAACAGGAGGACCTGGACGGCATCGTCGAGCATGCGCGGTCGATCGCCGGCACCAAGCTGGCGATCTTCTTCCGCGACCTGGGCAACAAGAAGGTCAAGGCGAGCTTCCGCAGCACGGGCGCGTTCGACGCGAACGCCTTTGCGCGGCGCTACGGTGGCGGAGGGCACGTCCGCGCTGCGGGCGCCCTGATCGCCGGGCCCATGGACACGGTGCGCGACCGCGTGCTGGCCGATGCGCGCGGTGAACTGGCGTCGCTTGGAAAGGGGTCGGGCCCGGCGTAG
- a CDS encoding Mrp/NBP35 family ATP-binding protein — translation MSDTLQQRIATALSKLRNPRTGHDIVSDNMVRDVGTTTSGKVRLSLLLAADDPATLVRDVRVALERVEGVTGVHVDVKDAAQAAPKPPASRSLPVMDDRPAAPRASAPTPVAYPNLGNIIAVSSGKGGVGKSTVATNLAVALAAGGARVGLMDADIYGPNVPRMMGVDAPPAVVNEKIVPLEAFGVKVISLGFMIDRDQPAIWRGPIVMKIITQFLRDVAWGELDYFIVDMPPGTGDAQLSLVQATMLRGALIVTTPQEMATGDALRGVRMFQRVGVPVLGIVENMSWFECPHCGKPTPIFGAGGGERLAAETELPLLGQIPLHPQVLENAEVGQPIVVADATSAAGRALLALADRVIQAVHELAAAP, via the coding sequence ATGTCCGATACCCTCCAGCAGCGCATCGCGACCGCGCTCTCCAAGCTCCGCAATCCGCGCACCGGTCACGATATCGTGTCCGACAACATGGTGCGCGACGTGGGCACCACCACCAGCGGCAAGGTGCGGCTGTCGCTCTTGCTCGCGGCCGACGATCCGGCCACCCTGGTGCGCGATGTGCGGGTGGCGCTCGAACGCGTGGAGGGCGTGACCGGAGTGCACGTGGACGTGAAGGATGCCGCGCAGGCAGCACCCAAGCCGCCCGCATCGCGCAGCCTGCCGGTGATGGACGACCGGCCCGCCGCCCCGCGCGCGAGCGCGCCCACGCCAGTGGCCTATCCGAACCTCGGCAACATCATCGCGGTGTCGAGCGGCAAGGGCGGGGTGGGCAAGTCCACCGTCGCCACGAACCTCGCCGTGGCGCTGGCTGCTGGCGGTGCGCGCGTCGGGCTCATGGACGCCGATATCTACGGCCCCAATGTGCCCCGCATGATGGGCGTGGATGCGCCGCCTGCCGTAGTGAACGAGAAGATCGTGCCGCTCGAGGCGTTCGGGGTGAAGGTCATCTCGCTCGGCTTCATGATCGACCGCGACCAGCCGGCGATCTGGCGCGGGCCGATCGTGATGAAAATCATCACGCAGTTCCTGCGCGACGTGGCCTGGGGCGAGCTCGACTATTTCATCGTCGACATGCCGCCCGGCACGGGCGACGCGCAGCTGTCGCTGGTGCAAGCCACGATGCTGCGCGGCGCGCTCATCGTGACCACGCCGCAGGAGATGGCCACCGGCGACGCGCTGCGGGGCGTGCGCATGTTCCAGCGCGTGGGCGTGCCGGTGCTGGGCATCGTGGAGAACATGAGCTGGTTCGAGTGCCCGCACTGCGGCAAGCCGACGCCGATTTTCGGCGCCGGCGGCGGGGAGCGGTTGGCAGCGGAAACCGAGCTGCCGTTGTTGGGGCAGATCCCGCTCCATCCGCAGGTGCTCGAGAATGCCGAGGTCGGCCAGCCGATCGTGGTGGCCGACGCCACGTCGGCCGCGGGCCGAGCCCTCCTGGCGCTTGCCGACCGCGTGATCCAGGCCGTGCACGAGCTGGCGGCCGCGCCATGA